The stretch of DNA TTATCAACGTCCATCGATTAATCACTAAAACGCATAGACATATTAATGAAATAACCACAACCATCATAACAACATCAAAGGGGCAAGCGCAATAATGTTTACTCACATCTTCTTCTTAACACCTTTCTTTCCTCCTTTCGACAGCCCCTTATTCTTGCCCACCGCCATGATTTCACGTACAACTGGAAGGAACGTCGCCGGAAGCTACTTGCTCGACTCAGCACATGGAGTCAAAAAGTTTCACTGTCGCAGACAATTCCCTTCCGCCTATCGTCGTGCTATCGATACACAACTCAAGTTGGTGAACTCAGAGCCGTTTTAATAATCCCTGTTGAACATCTGTAATATGAAAAACTTTATTTAACGATACCTAGGAAATATATTAATTCAAAATATAACTTCATCAAGAAATAACAGCCATTGAACAAAAAAGTTCATATTAAATATAGTAGTCTTTATAACTATCATAATATtgatatatattgaaaaatattttacttGTGAATGCACAGTATCATTTTGTAATCACAACTAAATACTCAACAATAATAAATCATAAAATTCTTGGCCGTTTTCTTCTCACTACTACTAGGTCGATATCACCAAAATGAATGCATAGGCAGTCAgctgaattagaaaaaaaatgaaaatgtgtttatgccCTTTGTTTTGACAGGAAAGTACGTTTAAgccaaaacaaacatgtgatagtaACTACTACGTACTAGATATCAGAAAAATTGAACATGAACCTGCAAACTTTATTCCAGGACTTTAATCCAAGGTAAAGCATATTTCTTTGTTCGATAAGGCGCTGTCATTGTTTATGTTTTCCTTGTGGACACCTCTCACAGTAGCTGTGGTAATTCCAAGTATTTATGTCACATTTCAATTTCAGCAAGTTCCTTGTTCACGTGTGTTTAATGGTTTTTACCGCTTTATTTGCCCTGCGACTTGATGGGACAATTATCTGGAGTTACTGGACAGTGTTTATACCAATAtggttttggaaatttatggttatCTCAGGGGCAACTGTCGGCAGCTATGTATGGTGGAGGTACCCACATTTTAGGTAAATATCTTCTCTGCTGCTTTGTAATGTGTGAAATCTAAAATTTGTCAAAGTGGCAGAATGTAAACACGGAACTGAAAAGACAAGTAGCCGTAGTAGCGTATCGATTCAgttaatgttctgttttattttttaaaaggttGGAGGGTGAAGCATATGTGCACTACAAAGCAATGCTAATAAGCTTAGCACTCCACTTGATTCTTCTAATGTTTGAACTGCTGGTTTGTGACAAACTGGAGTCTGacagacatttgtggatacttgttTTCATACCTCTCATATTTATTTCAATCGTTTCAATCGCTGTCTGCATCTGGGCTGTGAAACATGACCGCTCGTTTGAGGTAAGTAAGAGACATTACACATTTTTTGTTTGATTTGATTTCAGATTGATcttaaaaaaaaagagtaatgcACTGCTTTTTATTTTCCAGCTTGAACTTTTCTGTTCTGTCAATATACTACAGTTCATATTCCTGGCTCTAAAATTAGATGGATTTATATCGTGGAGCTGGGAAGTTGTTTTCGTGCCACTCTGGATTTTAATGTGTCTGTCATTAGTTGGAGTGTTGTATACAATAATTTTTGCAGGAATTTTGCTTAGGGCCCCTGAAGTAAATCCCCAACAAAGGAGAACATCTTTTAATTCAGCCTTAGGATATACATTTCTGGTCATACCAATACTCATTTTTCAGGTAATAATGACACCATTATATCACATTACTTTTGAAACAGCTGTTAACTCACATTTTAGCTTACACAGGAGTTGTCAAATTATATTTCATTCTATTAATTTCCAGGTGCTGCTTGCAAACAAGTTAGATGGGGCTATAACACTAAGTTATGTAGGTGTTGTTTCACCCCTGTTCCTTTCATACTGTACACTAATT from Schistocerca nitens isolate TAMUIC-IGC-003100 unplaced genomic scaffold, iqSchNite1.1 HiC_scaffold_363, whole genome shotgun sequence encodes:
- the LOC126228335 gene encoding transmembrane protein 185B-like, whose amino-acid sequence is MNLQTLFQDFNPSKFLVHVCLMVFTALFALRLDGTIIWSYWTVFIPIWFWKFMVISGATVGSYVWWRYPHFRLEGEAYVHYKAMLISLALHLILLMFELLVCDKLESDRHLWILVFIPLIFISIVSIAVCIWAVKHDRSFELELFCSVNILQFIFLALKLDGFISWSWEVVFVPLWILMCLSLVGVLYTIIFAGILLRAPEVNPQQRRTSFNSALGYTFLVIPILIFQVLLANKLDGAITLSYVGVVSPLFLSYCTLILMSFGAKGGNRWWFGIRKDFCHFLLSLCPFLQEYANIAYSIQSDDGSRRANAGTSSSSETSVADMKTEKRVKKPELLKPVVPVVSIDMPD